CCATGGCATTTGATTTGTTAAAGTCACATGATGCGTTGATGGTTTGTTGGTCATAATGAATGTATTGTGAAGCAGAACAAGGACAGCTCTCAGCACCAAGGAGAGCCTCCAGGCAGCCAATGAGATGATGGGAGGAGCTCCAGGCAGCCAATGAAACTGTGGGAGGAGCTCCAGGCAGCCAATGAGGCGGTGATATAGATAGttctgttatttcatgtttataagatgtaatattaatattcataaaacagataatcgctttaattaattaatggttgattattaatgattaataatataaatattgttgATTATATTCTGTTGAAATCTAATGATTATCTATCATTGATTATTAATGATACTTTAGAAATATCAGACAAACAAGcagaattcatttcatttatttttattgacaaaCAGTCGTCTGCTGATGATATTCACACGTTCATTCAAAGCATCAGAATCATCAATGGTCAATCGataattaatattcatcaaTAATACTTAATTATCATTTTCGCTACATCTGAAGagttttcatctcttttcattgatcatttttcataatttatgaTCAATACATTTTTTCTCAGGTCAGAAAtcaaacgttttttttaaaatcagtgatGCTCGTTTGAAGTCAGGTTCACTCTTATtgcacaaacaggaaacagcagcacGTTTTGTCTCTTTGGTTCCATAAAAACTTCTGAATGATTGAACTGAGAGCAGGTTCAGATTTGTACAGATTTatatacattaatatttatcTTGGGTtgatatatatgttatatataacaGGTAGTAAACTTGTGAAATAATTTCAGTTTTGAGGTTCAAATtctatcaaaatgtttttttttctgttttctgactttgtttcaaacatttcatatttttttcactttcctttAACAAGCAGCCTGAGAAGAGTTTTGGTAAAACGGTggacaaaccaaaataaaacatttcttttcagaCTTTGAATCTTAGCTTTAAAAACTCTGCGATCACGACCGGAATCAGACACACCACAGTCGATGTGCAGCCCCTGATGGGAAGTCTCAGACGTACTCAAACTTGGTCCTGGCTGAGGGCCGTCCTGGCTGCATCCTCACCAGAGGGATGGGAACAGGTGTGGTACAGCTCTCcttctgcagacacaaacaggacGCCAGCAGCAGAGTTCCCCCCACCAGGTGAAGAACTCCCGCCGTCCAGCCACAGAACAGAGCGTCCCCGAACTCCCACCGCGGCAAAACCTCCGGCACCGACTCGTCAAAGAACTGTATGACCGCGATGTGAGCTATGTACGAGACCGGGATGAGCCCCAGGATCCCGGCAACCAGGCAAAGCGTCCCCCCTGCCATCTTCATCGCCCTCTTGCACCAGAAGTCCTCCAAGCGGTCGTGGCAGCTGTTGACCATATGCATGCCGGGGACCGCCAGCAGGAGTCCGAGCAGTCCCGTGGCCAGCGTCACACACATGAGGATCCGGGCCAGTTTGATTTCTGAGGGAAGGCCGAGGAGGCTGTCGTAGGGCCGGCACTCCAACGTCCCATGCTCCTGCACCACACAGGTCTCCCACAGCCCCCGCTCATAGCTCTCTGTGGGCAGCAGGTCGGTGGATAGGGTCAGCCAGGTGGACATCAGGGTGGTGGCCAGCGAGCAGAACCAGGCCCCAGCTGAAAGCAAGACCCCCAACAGCTCCAGAGTGTGAATGCTTGGGTCCATGATGGTGGCGTTCAGACTCTCAGGGTCTCCTGTTGGTCCCACTCTTTACCTCCCTTGCTGGGCGTGGAGGCAttgggggggttgggggggcgTCCTCACCGGGCCATGAGTCCTTCCAGGGAATATCCTGCACGGGCTGCCAGCTCCAGCAGAAACTCGGAAGAAGCCCTTCGTACATTCAACAACAGACTGAGAGGAGATCTGTGTCCCTGCCAAGCCTCGCCCCCCAAACACCACCCGCAATCAGTCAGGCGGGAGAAAGTGATTGGCCGGCGCTGCAACAACAGCCTCATTCAGCCGGCTGTGAGGTCGCATGCACGCAGGATGTCGTTCAAAAGCAGACAGGATGTTATCAATGCACATATCTCTGTTTGAAGTTAACGGCATCGCTCGCGCTGCTTCCCTGCTTTGTGTACGACCCCCTGCAGGGAACGGTTCTACATGATGTCTGCTCGGGCTTTGTTCATGTAATGAGCGCtgagaaaacaggaagaagaaggttCTGTGGTTTCCACGCCGACCTCAAACGCAACATCCACATGACCCAGACAGAACAGACCAACGGGGACCCAACGTTTGTAGCCTGTAGTTTATAGTCTGTAGTTTACAGTTTATAGTCTGTAGTTTGCAATTTATAATCTGTAGTTTGTAGATTATAAtctgtagtttgtagtttatgGTTTGTAGTCTGTAGATTAAAATCTGTACTTTGTAGTCTGTAGATTATAAtctgtagtttgtagtttatgGTTTGTAGTCTGTAGATTATAATCTGTCGTTTGTAGTCTGTAGATTATAAtctgtagtttgtagtttatggtttgtagtttgtagtttatgGTTTGAAgtctgtagtttgtagtttataGTTTGTAGTTTATGGTTTGTAGTCtgtaatttgtaatttatgGTTTGTAGTCTATATTGTAGTTTATAGTTTGTAgtctgtagtttgtagtttatgATTTGTAGTCTGTAGTTTATGGTTTATAGTCTGTAGTTTGTAGTCTGTAATTTGTAGTTTATGGTTTGTAgtctgtagtttgtagtttatgGTTTGTAGTGTGTAGTTTATGGTTTGTAGTCTGTAGTTTATGGTTTGAAGTCTGTAGTTTATGGTTTATAGTCTGTAGTTTGTAGTCTGTAATGTGTAGTTTATGGTTTGTAGCCTGTAGTTTATGGTTTGTAGTCTGTAGTTTGTAGTGTGTAGTCTGTAGTTTATGGTTTGTAGTTCTTGTTAGGTTTGTAGCATGTTATGTTTGTAGTTTATGTTTGTAGTTGTATGTTGTATAGCTTTTGTTTCTGCGTTTGTAGTCTGTAGTCTTTatggttttattgtgttttggtttgtagTCTGTAGTTTATGGTTGTTTAGGTCTTCTTGTAGTTTTTGTTCTCTTAGTTTATGGTTTTTAAGTCGTAAATTTGTAATTTATGGTTTGTGTATTATATTGGTAGTGTTATTAGTTTGTAGTCGTAGTTTGTAGTTTATGATTTTTTAGTCTGTGTTTATGGTTT
This is a stretch of genomic DNA from Larimichthys crocea isolate SSNF chromosome XIX, L_crocea_2.0, whole genome shotgun sequence. It encodes these proteins:
- the LOC113748291 gene encoding putative claudin-24, producing MDPSIHTLELLGVLLSAGAWFCSLATTLMSTWLTLSTDLLPTESYERGLWETCVVQEHGTLECRPYDSLLGLPSEIKLARILMCVTLATGLLGLLLAVPGMHMVNSCHDRLEDFWCKRAMKMAGGTLCLVAGILGLIPVSYIAHIAVIQFFDESVPEVLPRWEFGDALFCGWTAGVLHLVGGTLLLASCLCLQKESCTTPVPIPLVRMQPGRPSARTKFEYV